A genomic stretch from Myxocyprinus asiaticus isolate MX2 ecotype Aquarium Trade chromosome 24, UBuf_Myxa_2, whole genome shotgun sequence includes:
- the LOC127414642 gene encoding RNA-binding protein 39-like isoform X2: MADDFDVEAMLEAPYKKGESKSFGANSHDDSRSKKKRHSKSRSPDHRRSRSRDRKKSREQRRSRSRDRRPSRSKERRRSRSRSRNRGGRYRGRKSPFRRRSRSKSPFKKDKSPFKKDKSPFKKDKSPFKKDKSSFKKDKSPIRQPIDNLSPEERDARTVFCMQLAARIRPKDLEEFFSAVGKVRDVRMISDRNSRRSKGIAYIEFVEATSVPLAIGLTGQRVLGVPIIVQASQAEKNRAAAALAASLQRGGAGPMRLYVGSLHFNITEDMLRGIFEPFGKIEGIQLMMDNETGRSKGYGFISFADAECAKKALDQLNGFELAGRPMKVGHVTERSDASSASSFLDNDELERTGIDLGTTGRLQLMARLAEGTGLQIPAAAKHALQMSGSLALGNLANATTTATAPLLSNPGMNQAMNLPTQPLATHCLQLSNMFNPQSEDEQGWDIEIQDDVIEECKKHGGIVHIYIDKNSPQGNVYVKCQTIPVAMAVVGALHGRWFAGKMITAAYVPLPTYHNLFPDSATATELLRPTRR, from the exons GAAAAGACATAGCAAAAGCCGCAGTCCAGACCACCGGAGGAGTAGAAGCAGAGACCGTAAGAAGAGTCGAGAGCAACGGAGGAGCCGCAGTCGTGATCGGAGGCCTTCACGCAGCAAAGAGCGCAGGCGTTCTCGATCCCGCAGCCGGAATCGTGGTGGACGCTACCGTGGACGCAAAAGTCCCTT TCGCAGGCGCTCTCGGAGCAAGAGCCCCTTCAAGAAAGACAAGAGCCCCTTCAAGAAAGACAAGAGCCCCTTCAAGAAAGACAAGAGCCCCTTCAAGAAAGATAAAAGCTCCTTCAAGAAAGACAAGAGCCCCATCAG GCAGCCAATAGATAATCTGAGCCCAGAGGAGAGAGACGCCCGCACGGTATTCTGCATGCAGCTGGCTGCCAGAATTAGACCTAAAGATCTGGAAGAGTTCTTCTCAGCAGTAGGAAAA GTGCGTGACGTAAGGATGATCTCAGACAGAAACTCTCGGAGGTCAAAGGGCATTGCCTACATTGAGTTTGTGGAGGCGACCTCGGTACCGCTGGCCATCGGGCTGACAGGACAGCGGGTTCTGGGAGTGCCAATTATAGTCCAGGCCTCACAG GCTGAGAAGAACAGGGCAGCAGCAGCATTGGCAGCCAGCCTCCAGAGAGGTGGTGCAGGGCCGATGCGGCTTTATGTGGGCTCCCTGCACTTCAATATAACCGAGGATATGCTCCGGGGCATCTTTGAGCCATTCGGCAAG ATTGAGGGTATCCAGCTAATGATGGACAATGAGACAGGCAGGTCGAAAGGATATGGCTTCATATCA tTTGCAGATGCAGAATGTGCTAAAAAAGCCTTAGATCAGCTAAATGGTTTTGAGCTTGCTGGTCGGCCCATGAAAGTCGGTCATGTTACAGAGCGTTCAGATGCATCTTCAGCCAGCTCCTTCTTGGACAATGATGAGCTGGAGAGAACGGGCATTGACTTGGGCACGACGGGTCGCCTTCAGCTGATGGCAAGACTCGCAGAGG GTACAGGATTGCAGATTCCTGCCGCTGCCAAGCATGCTTTACAGATGAGTGGCTCTCTGGCACTTGGAAATCTGGCAAATG ctaCAACCACAGCCACAGCTCCCCTGCTCTCCAATCCTGGGATGAACCAAGCTATGAACCTTCCAACCCAACCGCTGGCCACACACTGTTTACAGCTCTCCAACATGTTCAATCCACAGTC GGAAGACGAACAGGGATGGGACATAGAGATACAGGATGACGTCATCGAAGAGTGCAAAAAACATGGTGGCATTGTTCACATTTACATTGACAAGAACTCTCCTCAA GGAAATGTTTATGTAAAATGTCAGACCATCCCAGTAGCAATGGCTGTCGTCGGCGCCCTGCACGGCCGGTGGTTTGCAG GTAAAATGATTACAGCTGCCTATGTGCCCCTTCCCACTTACCATAACCTGTTTCCAGACTCAGCCACAGCCACCGAGCTCCTGAGGCCGACGCGCCGGTGA
- the LOC127414642 gene encoding RNA-binding protein 39-like isoform X1, translated as MADDFDVEAMLEAPYKKGESKSFGANSHDDSRSKKKRHSKSRSPDHRRSRSRDRKKSREQRRSRSRDRRPSRSKERRRSRSRSRNRGGRYRGRKSPFMGPKLNGGPGGKFGPQHFTKHSRRRSRSKSPFKKDKSPFKKDKSPFKKDKSPFKKDKSSFKKDKSPIRQPIDNLSPEERDARTVFCMQLAARIRPKDLEEFFSAVGKVRDVRMISDRNSRRSKGIAYIEFVEATSVPLAIGLTGQRVLGVPIIVQASQAEKNRAAAALAASLQRGGAGPMRLYVGSLHFNITEDMLRGIFEPFGKIEGIQLMMDNETGRSKGYGFISFADAECAKKALDQLNGFELAGRPMKVGHVTERSDASSASSFLDNDELERTGIDLGTTGRLQLMARLAEGTGLQIPAAAKHALQMSGSLALGNLANATTTATAPLLSNPGMNQAMNLPTQPLATHCLQLSNMFNPQSEDEQGWDIEIQDDVIEECKKHGGIVHIYIDKNSPQGNVYVKCQTIPVAMAVVGALHGRWFAGKMITAAYVPLPTYHNLFPDSATATELLRPTRR; from the exons GAAAAGACATAGCAAAAGCCGCAGTCCAGACCACCGGAGGAGTAGAAGCAGAGACCGTAAGAAGAGTCGAGAGCAACGGAGGAGCCGCAGTCGTGATCGGAGGCCTTCACGCAGCAAAGAGCGCAGGCGTTCTCGATCCCGCAGCCGGAATCGTGGTGGACGCTACCGTGGACGCAAAAGTCCCTT tATGGGGCCGAAGTTAAACGGTGGTCCTGGAGGGAAATTTGGCCCACAGCATTTCACCAAGCACAG TCGCAGGCGCTCTCGGAGCAAGAGCCCCTTCAAGAAAGACAAGAGCCCCTTCAAGAAAGACAAGAGCCCCTTCAAGAAAGACAAGAGCCCCTTCAAGAAAGATAAAAGCTCCTTCAAGAAAGACAAGAGCCCCATCAG GCAGCCAATAGATAATCTGAGCCCAGAGGAGAGAGACGCCCGCACGGTATTCTGCATGCAGCTGGCTGCCAGAATTAGACCTAAAGATCTGGAAGAGTTCTTCTCAGCAGTAGGAAAA GTGCGTGACGTAAGGATGATCTCAGACAGAAACTCTCGGAGGTCAAAGGGCATTGCCTACATTGAGTTTGTGGAGGCGACCTCGGTACCGCTGGCCATCGGGCTGACAGGACAGCGGGTTCTGGGAGTGCCAATTATAGTCCAGGCCTCACAG GCTGAGAAGAACAGGGCAGCAGCAGCATTGGCAGCCAGCCTCCAGAGAGGTGGTGCAGGGCCGATGCGGCTTTATGTGGGCTCCCTGCACTTCAATATAACCGAGGATATGCTCCGGGGCATCTTTGAGCCATTCGGCAAG ATTGAGGGTATCCAGCTAATGATGGACAATGAGACAGGCAGGTCGAAAGGATATGGCTTCATATCA tTTGCAGATGCAGAATGTGCTAAAAAAGCCTTAGATCAGCTAAATGGTTTTGAGCTTGCTGGTCGGCCCATGAAAGTCGGTCATGTTACAGAGCGTTCAGATGCATCTTCAGCCAGCTCCTTCTTGGACAATGATGAGCTGGAGAGAACGGGCATTGACTTGGGCACGACGGGTCGCCTTCAGCTGATGGCAAGACTCGCAGAGG GTACAGGATTGCAGATTCCTGCCGCTGCCAAGCATGCTTTACAGATGAGTGGCTCTCTGGCACTTGGAAATCTGGCAAATG ctaCAACCACAGCCACAGCTCCCCTGCTCTCCAATCCTGGGATGAACCAAGCTATGAACCTTCCAACCCAACCGCTGGCCACACACTGTTTACAGCTCTCCAACATGTTCAATCCACAGTC GGAAGACGAACAGGGATGGGACATAGAGATACAGGATGACGTCATCGAAGAGTGCAAAAAACATGGTGGCATTGTTCACATTTACATTGACAAGAACTCTCCTCAA GGAAATGTTTATGTAAAATGTCAGACCATCCCAGTAGCAATGGCTGTCGTCGGCGCCCTGCACGGCCGGTGGTTTGCAG GTAAAATGATTACAGCTGCCTATGTGCCCCTTCCCACTTACCATAACCTGTTTCCAGACTCAGCCACAGCCACCGAGCTCCTGAGGCCGACGCGCCGGTGA
- the LOC127414642 gene encoding RNA-binding protein 39-like isoform X3, with translation MGPKLNGGPGGKFGPQHFTKHSRRRSRSKSPFKKDKSPFKKDKSPFKKDKSPFKKDKSSFKKDKSPIRQPIDNLSPEERDARTVFCMQLAARIRPKDLEEFFSAVGKVRDVRMISDRNSRRSKGIAYIEFVEATSVPLAIGLTGQRVLGVPIIVQASQAEKNRAAAALAASLQRGGAGPMRLYVGSLHFNITEDMLRGIFEPFGKIEGIQLMMDNETGRSKGYGFISFADAECAKKALDQLNGFELAGRPMKVGHVTERSDASSASSFLDNDELERTGIDLGTTGRLQLMARLAEGTGLQIPAAAKHALQMSGSLALGNLANATTTATAPLLSNPGMNQAMNLPTQPLATHCLQLSNMFNPQSEDEQGWDIEIQDDVIEECKKHGGIVHIYIDKNSPQGNVYVKCQTIPVAMAVVGALHGRWFAGKMITAAYVPLPTYHNLFPDSATATELLRPTRR, from the exons ATGGGGCCGAAGTTAAACGGTGGTCCTGGAGGGAAATTTGGCCCACAGCATTTCACCAAGCACAG TCGCAGGCGCTCTCGGAGCAAGAGCCCCTTCAAGAAAGACAAGAGCCCCTTCAAGAAAGACAAGAGCCCCTTCAAGAAAGACAAGAGCCCCTTCAAGAAAGATAAAAGCTCCTTCAAGAAAGACAAGAGCCCCATCAG GCAGCCAATAGATAATCTGAGCCCAGAGGAGAGAGACGCCCGCACGGTATTCTGCATGCAGCTGGCTGCCAGAATTAGACCTAAAGATCTGGAAGAGTTCTTCTCAGCAGTAGGAAAA GTGCGTGACGTAAGGATGATCTCAGACAGAAACTCTCGGAGGTCAAAGGGCATTGCCTACATTGAGTTTGTGGAGGCGACCTCGGTACCGCTGGCCATCGGGCTGACAGGACAGCGGGTTCTGGGAGTGCCAATTATAGTCCAGGCCTCACAG GCTGAGAAGAACAGGGCAGCAGCAGCATTGGCAGCCAGCCTCCAGAGAGGTGGTGCAGGGCCGATGCGGCTTTATGTGGGCTCCCTGCACTTCAATATAACCGAGGATATGCTCCGGGGCATCTTTGAGCCATTCGGCAAG ATTGAGGGTATCCAGCTAATGATGGACAATGAGACAGGCAGGTCGAAAGGATATGGCTTCATATCA tTTGCAGATGCAGAATGTGCTAAAAAAGCCTTAGATCAGCTAAATGGTTTTGAGCTTGCTGGTCGGCCCATGAAAGTCGGTCATGTTACAGAGCGTTCAGATGCATCTTCAGCCAGCTCCTTCTTGGACAATGATGAGCTGGAGAGAACGGGCATTGACTTGGGCACGACGGGTCGCCTTCAGCTGATGGCAAGACTCGCAGAGG GTACAGGATTGCAGATTCCTGCCGCTGCCAAGCATGCTTTACAGATGAGTGGCTCTCTGGCACTTGGAAATCTGGCAAATG ctaCAACCACAGCCACAGCTCCCCTGCTCTCCAATCCTGGGATGAACCAAGCTATGAACCTTCCAACCCAACCGCTGGCCACACACTGTTTACAGCTCTCCAACATGTTCAATCCACAGTC GGAAGACGAACAGGGATGGGACATAGAGATACAGGATGACGTCATCGAAGAGTGCAAAAAACATGGTGGCATTGTTCACATTTACATTGACAAGAACTCTCCTCAA GGAAATGTTTATGTAAAATGTCAGACCATCCCAGTAGCAATGGCTGTCGTCGGCGCCCTGCACGGCCGGTGGTTTGCAG GTAAAATGATTACAGCTGCCTATGTGCCCCTTCCCACTTACCATAACCTGTTTCCAGACTCAGCCACAGCCACCGAGCTCCTGAGGCCGACGCGCCGGTGA